From the genome of Desulfovibrio sp. JY:
CGCCGTGTGGCGCGACACCCCGGCCCCGCCGCCGGAAGTGCGGGCCAAATACCTGCAAAGCTACGCCGTCAAGGACGGCGTGGTGGCCTTTCGCGACGCCACAGGGCCGTGCGGCGCCAATCCGCAAGCCATGGCCCCCTGCCAGGCGCTGCTTTTCTACGACGGCGAAAACTTCACCGACGAGACCTTCCGAACGCTTGCGGCCATGACCAGACTGGCCCCGGCCATGGCCGCCGCCCATGACGCCCTGCCCTTTTCCTGGGTCTACCTGACAACGCCGGGCCAGAACTTCGCCATCTACCCCTACCTGCCCCTCTCCCGCGCCCTGGAAAACTACCAGCCCACCCAGAAAGGCTTCTACACGGCCGCCGATTTCGAGAAGAAGGCCTGCGGCTGGGAATCGCCCTACCTCGATCTGGCCGGGGCCGGCATGATGGTCACGGCCTCGTGCCCGATCTACGACGGCGACAGGCTTCTCGGCGTGGCCTCGCGCGACGTGACCCTGGCCCAGTTGTCCAAGGACGTCATGGCCGATCTGGCCGCCATTCCCGGCGCGCAGGCCATCATCATGAACCGGCGCGGCAAGGCCATCGCGGCAAGCGACCCCAAGGTGGCGGAGTTTATCGTCTCCGAAAACGCCAA
Proteins encoded in this window:
- a CDS encoding histidine kinase, which codes for MRPAMGLFPVWFLIVLLAALPARAADTKPLARAVILEAAGRLDSQLAAVAGSARALGAAYAAVWRDTPAPPPEVRAKYLQSYAVKDGVVAFRDATGPCGANPQAMAPCQALLFYDGENFTDETFRTLAAMTRLAPAMAAAHDALPFSWVYLTTPGQNFAIYPYLPLSRALENYQPTQKGFYTAADFEKKACGWESPYLDLAGAGMMVTASCPIYDGDRLLGVASRDVTLAQLSKDVMADLAAIPGAQAIIMNRRGKAIAASDPKVAEFIVSENAKAGDAVVYFRADRGLAALGKEKNVESPESGLNDAAETVIERAETQRQWPIELSRAKDTVLAARLNTTGWYLVLVLPHKVAK